One Desulfocurvibacter africanus subsp. africanus DSM 2603 DNA segment encodes these proteins:
- a CDS encoding YeiH family protein, with product MAEAVKQQPASDIVVDKATSSISDLWKKEDYWAIWLGFILLAIGLALFLNNRPEGMEEKIAKANAVIEAEAARAPFKTVAYYEAQDAKGAIKGSDMPFAKTISKYLAHPAGWSTNPIDGLVQDKAAAEAKSAKAMPAYEKAKATADAAKAEALAAEDAAAAAGFQDAALNQTAQDKMDDWRKAKKKASSAKSKTSAKTFNQFTTLPVLMIALGLLFALGIKFMGKDTTGFLKGFVAVFVVAAISFLLAGQSASKQYGIEFAVWAIVIGMLISNTVGTPKWIKPALETEFYIKTGLVLLGAEVLFNKIVAIGIPGIFVAWVVTPIVLICTFIFGQKVLKMPSKTLNMVISADMSVCGTSAAIATAAACRAKKEELTLAIGLSLVFTAIMMVAMPAAIKATGMPYILGGAWMGGTIDATGAVAAAGAFLSEQALYVAATIKMIQNVLIGVTAFGVAIYWCYKVDCVPGQKVSAWEIWHRFPKFVLGFLTASIIFSSIYGALGSDVAFSLIDQGVLRGFVGGFRGWFFCFAFVSIGLATNFRELAHYFKGGKPLILYVCGQSFNLALTLLMAYIMFYVVFPDITAKI from the coding sequence ATGGCAGAGGCAGTAAAGCAGCAGCCTGCGTCCGACATCGTGGTCGACAAGGCGACATCGAGCATTTCGGACCTATGGAAGAAGGAAGACTACTGGGCAATCTGGCTCGGTTTCATCCTGTTGGCCATCGGCCTGGCCCTGTTCTTGAACAACAGGCCCGAGGGCATGGAAGAGAAGATCGCCAAGGCCAATGCCGTCATCGAGGCCGAGGCGGCACGCGCGCCTTTCAAGACCGTGGCCTACTATGAGGCCCAAGACGCCAAGGGCGCCATCAAGGGCTCGGACATGCCCTTTGCCAAGACCATCTCCAAGTACCTGGCCCATCCCGCGGGCTGGTCTACCAATCCCATAGACGGTCTGGTCCAGGACAAAGCGGCAGCCGAGGCCAAGAGCGCCAAGGCCATGCCAGCCTACGAGAAGGCCAAGGCGACCGCGGATGCAGCCAAGGCCGAGGCTCTGGCCGCCGAAGATGCCGCTGCCGCCGCCGGCTTCCAGGACGCAGCCCTGAACCAGACCGCCCAGGATAAGATGGACGACTGGCGCAAGGCCAAGAAAAAGGCCTCCTCGGCTAAGTCCAAGACCAGCGCCAAGACTTTCAACCAGTTCACCACCCTGCCTGTCCTCATGATCGCCCTGGGCCTGCTGTTCGCCCTGGGCATCAAGTTCATGGGCAAGGACACGACAGGCTTCCTCAAGGGCTTCGTGGCCGTGTTCGTCGTCGCGGCCATCTCCTTCCTGCTGGCCGGACAGTCCGCTTCCAAGCAGTACGGCATCGAGTTCGCCGTGTGGGCCATCGTCATCGGCATGCTCATCTCCAACACCGTGGGCACGCCCAAGTGGATCAAGCCCGCGCTGGAGACCGAATTCTACATCAAGACCGGTCTGGTGCTGCTGGGCGCCGAGGTACTCTTCAACAAGATCGTGGCCATCGGCATTCCCGGCATCTTCGTAGCCTGGGTCGTAACGCCCATCGTGCTCATCTGCACCTTCATCTTCGGCCAGAAGGTGCTCAAGATGCCCTCCAAGACGCTCAACATGGTCATCTCGGCTGACATGAGCGTGTGCGGCACCTCGGCGGCCATCGCCACGGCCGCGGCTTGCCGCGCCAAGAAGGAAGAGCTGACCCTGGCCATCGGCCTGTCGCTCGTGTTCACGGCCATCATGATGGTGGCCATGCCGGCCGCCATCAAGGCCACCGGCATGCCTTACATCCTTGGCGGCGCCTGGATGGGCGGCACCATCGACGCCACTGGCGCGGTTGCCGCTGCCGGCGCGTTCCTGTCCGAGCAGGCCCTGTACGTGGCCGCGACCATCAAGATGATCCAGAACGTGCTGATCGGCGTGACCGCCTTCGGCGTGGCCATCTACTGGTGCTACAAGGTCGACTGCGTGCCTGGCCAGAAGGTCAGCGCGTGGGAGATCTGGCACCGCTTCCCCAAGTTCGTGCTCGGCTTCCTGACCGCCTCCATCATCTTCTCGTCCATCTACGGCGCACTCGGCTCCGACGTGGCCTTCTCGCTCATCGACCAGGGCGTGCTGCGCGGCTTCGTCGGCGGCTTCCGCGGCTGGTTCTTCTGCTTCGCCTTCGTGTCCATCGGTCTGGCCACGAACTTCCGCGAGCTGGCGCACTACTTCAAGGGCGGCAAGCCGCTCATCCTGTACGTGTGCGGCCAGAGCTTCAACCTGGCTCTGACCCTGCTCATGGCCTACATCATGTTCTACGTGGTGTTCCCGGACATCACCGCCAAGATCTAA
- a CDS encoding outer membrane protein has product MKRLLFTMFTLYLALLPVLAHAGSTPFDGFYIGAKVGNESYQIDVEYDGPSNDFEDDADDSGFVAGAYLGGGRAIKDVFYLGWEVDAMTHNMEGTFSGGNESLDMNWSLGLKARLGGVIADRNLLYGLAGVRFASFDYRNDTGYILDDEDENPVLPGFTLGGGYEFAITDHLIARAEVAYTAYAAAKVEYLGGPRNGIEEEMSPSTMDYTVGLAWNF; this is encoded by the coding sequence ATGAAGCGCCTTCTGTTCACTATGTTCACTCTATACTTGGCCCTTCTGCCCGTTCTGGCCCACGCCGGGAGCACGCCCTTTGATGGCTTCTACATTGGCGCCAAGGTGGGCAACGAATCCTACCAGATCGATGTCGAGTACGACGGCCCCAGCAACGACTTCGAGGACGACGCCGATGATTCCGGTTTTGTGGCCGGCGCTTACCTGGGCGGCGGACGGGCCATCAAGGACGTCTTCTACCTGGGCTGGGAGGTTGACGCCATGACCCACAACATGGAGGGCACGTTCAGCGGGGGCAATGAATCCCTGGACATGAACTGGTCGCTGGGCCTGAAAGCCCGCCTGGGCGGCGTCATCGCCGATCGCAACCTGCTCTACGGGCTTGCCGGCGTGCGCTTCGCCAGCTTCGACTACAGGAACGACACGGGCTACATTCTCGATGACGAGGACGAGAATCCCGTGCTGCCGGGCTTCACGCTGGGCGGCGGCTACGAGTTCGCCATCACCGACCACCTCATCGCCCGCGCTGAGGTCGCCTACACAGCCTACGCAGCGGCCAAGGTCGAGTATCTCGGCGGCCCCCGAAATGGCATTGAAGAGGAAATGTCACCGAGCACCATGGACTACACCGTGGGCCTGGCCTGGAACTTCTAG
- a CDS encoding tyrosine-type recombinase/integrase has product MGIDKVETNLVFAHLNGRRRVGIKSSWREAIRFVGLEDFHFHDLRHTNCSNLIEAWADRKDVREMIGHSDIKMTDRYTHLPQRRKIGLQHQLAKHYARK; this is encoded by the coding sequence ATGGGCATCGATAAGGTTGAAACGAACCTGGTGTTCGCCCACCTGAACGGGCGCAGGCGTGTGGGGATCAAGTCCTCATGGAGAGAGGCGATCAGGTTTGTGGGACTGGAGGACTTTCACTTCCACGATCTGCGGCATACCAACTGCTCCAACCTCATCGAGGCTTGGGCCGACCGCAAGGATGTGCGGGAGATGATCGGGCATTCGGACATCAAGATGACCGATCGCTACACGCACCTGCCCCAGAGGCGGAAGATCGGGCTCCAGCACCAGCTCGCCAAGCACTACGCCAGGAAGTAA
- a CDS encoding SDR family oxidoreductase, giving the protein MITAPASGAQTWPVLVTGATGYVGGRLVPLLLERGHVVRAVGRSVAKLRCRPWSNHPNAQFAEADLRDREALAQAMRGCRTAFYLVHSMNPRAGTDYAAVDRELAYTFVEASRDAGLERIIYLAGLGEADDPNLSRHLRSRAEVGRILRLSTAAVTTLRAAVILGAGSASFEILRHLAERLPVMLTPRWVRTKSQPIAISNVLEYLAGCLEHPETAGRSFDICGPDTLSYEDQFRIYSEEAWLKRRVIIPVPVLSPRLSSYWLGLVTPVPISLARPLILGLKTKAVCREHSIRDIIPQHLLSCREAIRLALRKVEQQAVETCWHDAGQTVAPEWVACGDPVYAGGTVLQDGFRATIQATPEEIWPAVARLGGQAGWYFGDSLWRLRGLADKLVGGPGLRRGRRHPTDLRLGDSLDFWRVVRVDPPTLLLLHAEMKAPGEALLQIRLEKKSPERTELSMVPRFLPRGLAGLLYWWAVYPFHSWVFAGMLRGLAKATGRPIVDGPDKYKPGTADVCRLPGVH; this is encoded by the coding sequence ATGATCACTGCCCCTGCTTCCGGCGCTCAGACCTGGCCTGTGCTGGTTACGGGCGCCACGGGTTATGTGGGCGGAAGGCTGGTGCCGTTGCTTTTGGAGCGCGGGCATGTCGTGCGCGCCGTGGGGCGCTCGGTTGCCAAGTTGCGCTGCAGGCCGTGGAGCAATCATCCCAACGCTCAGTTCGCCGAGGCCGACCTGCGTGACCGCGAGGCTCTCGCGCAGGCCATGCGCGGTTGCCGAACCGCCTTCTACCTCGTGCACTCCATGAATCCGCGTGCGGGCACCGATTACGCTGCCGTGGACCGTGAGCTGGCCTACACGTTCGTGGAAGCCTCGCGCGATGCCGGACTGGAACGCATCATCTATCTTGCTGGCCTGGGGGAGGCGGACGACCCCAACCTGAGCCGTCACCTGCGCTCGCGAGCCGAGGTTGGCCGCATTCTGCGCCTGTCGACGGCCGCTGTGACCACCCTGCGTGCGGCTGTCATCCTAGGCGCGGGCTCGGCCTCCTTCGAAATCCTGCGTCATCTTGCCGAGCGGCTGCCGGTCATGCTCACACCGCGCTGGGTACGCACCAAGTCCCAGCCCATCGCCATCTCCAACGTGCTGGAGTATCTGGCCGGGTGCCTCGAGCACCCGGAAACCGCAGGCCGCAGCTTCGATATCTGCGGGCCGGATACCCTCTCCTATGAAGACCAGTTCCGCATCTACAGCGAGGAGGCCTGGCTGAAGCGGCGCGTCATCATCCCCGTGCCGGTGCTCTCGCCGCGCTTGTCCTCCTACTGGCTCGGGCTGGTAACACCCGTGCCCATAAGCCTGGCTAGACCGCTTATTCTGGGACTCAAGACCAAAGCAGTATGCCGCGAGCACTCCATCCGTGACATAATCCCCCAGCATCTGCTCTCCTGCCGCGAAGCCATTCGCCTAGCCTTGCGCAAGGTCGAGCAGCAGGCCGTGGAAACCTGCTGGCATGATGCCGGCCAAACCGTGGCGCCCGAATGGGTCGCCTGCGGTGACCCGGTCTACGCCGGCGGCACTGTGCTGCAAGACGGCTTTCGCGCGACCATTCAGGCTACGCCGGAAGAGATCTGGCCTGCCGTGGCACGCTTGGGAGGCCAGGCGGGATGGTACTTCGGCGACAGCTTGTGGCGTCTGCGCGGGCTGGCGGACAAACTCGTTGGAGGGCCAGGACTGCGCCGCGGGCGGCGGCATCCCACTGATTTGCGTTTGGGGGATAGTCTGGACTTCTGGCGCGTGGTGCGCGTGGATCCGCCCACCCTGCTCCTCCTGCACGCCGAAATGAAAGCGCCGGGCGAGGCCCTGCTGCAGATCCGCCTGGAGAAAAAAAGCCCGGAACGCACGGAATTGTCCATGGTACCGCGTTTCCTGCCACGTGGGCTGGCCGGACTACTCTACTGGTGGGCAGTGTACCCGTTTCATTCCTGGGTCTTCGCCGGCATGCTGCGCGGATTGGCCAAGGCCACTGGCCGACCCATCGTGGATGGGCCGGACAAATACAAGCCCGGCACCGCCGACGTGTGCCGTCTGCCCGGCGTGCATTGA